In the Rhodoferax fermentans genome, GCAACATCACATTGAGGTTGCTGGTGCTGATGCCCACAGCAGTGCAAATCTCGGTGGCATCCAGCTCAATAAATTCTTTCATCATGAACACCCTGGCTTGGTTGCCTGGTAGCCGCTCCAGGCAGATTTCGAACACTGCCCAGAACTGCTGCTGATGCAGGGCTTCGTGTGGGTTGCCCCAATGTGCGGGTCGCTCATCGGCCTGCCAATGCCCTTTCGGGTCAAACAGCTCCGAGAAGTCTTCATGCTCTTGCGGTTCACGCAGCAGGCTGCTGGCATCACCCGTGCGCTGTTTGTGTCGCAAGACATCGGCAATCTTGTTGCGCAAAATGGCAAACACCCAGGTTTTTAACGCTGCCCGACCGGCGAATGCCTTGGCGTTTTTGAGGGCACCCACCAGCGCCTCCTGTACAGCATCTTCCGCCGTATGGCTGCTGGAGAGTTGCAGCGTCGCAAACCGCAACATCTGGCGGCGCAAGTCGCTCAAGAAAGCGGTGTCGGACAAGATTGACGTGTCAGGCAGCTCCGACCCCAGGGCTTCACGCAGTTGCGCGTCCATCACTTTGCACCTGCAAACATCAACAACGCTCCCGCAACAGTGGTAACGCCGCCTGCGACCCTGCGGCGGGCAACCTCCTCAGCGGGGTGGTGTCAGGGCGCCTGTCCAAGGAGGGGAGAACGATGTGCATCCAGTCACTTTACCAGTGGGAGCGGCTGAAATATGCAGGTTTGGGAAAACAACTTGCACGTGGACGTGCACTGTGGAACAGAACAGCTTGTGATTTGCAAAAGAAATGGCGTATAGCCCTTATACAGCAAGCCTTAATAGCTATTTATTTTGAAGTAAACAAACAGCAGATTGGCGAGGCATCCGGCGGATGACAGGTTTGGCAAGCGCTGGCCAGCCCCTAAGCAAGGTGTCTTCGCCTGACAATGGCATGACCCAGACTCAAGGCTTTGGGGACACTTATCGCCGCATACACGCCGACGGTGGGTAGCCAAAGTTGCGCTGAAAAGCCGAGGAAAAGTTCGACACAGTCGAGTAGCCGGCACGGTAGCCCGCCTCGCCGACAGTCAAGCGCCCTTCCATCAACAGTGCGCGGGCTGCGTTCAGGCGCTCGCTACGCTGGAACGCCATCACCGACATGCCATAGGCGGCCTTGAACAGCCGTTGCAGGGTGCTCACGCTCATACCCAGCTCCTGGGCCAACTGCTGCGGCTCGATCAGGCACACGCACACCTGGATCGGCCCCAGCGCCTGGCCAAGCTGGCTTCCATCCTGGGTATCGCGCTTGATGGCCTGCCGAATGACCGTCGCCTTGGCCCCGAAGACTTTGCGGCGCCAACACAGCCGGTGCGCAGCCGCACCCATGCCGAGCTGCTGCTGCGCCGCATCGCCAGCGACCGGCCCACGCTGAAGGACCTGTTGGCCCTGCCCGAGGTGGTGTCGTCCGCGCATTGGCAGGTGATTGGGACACCCGCTGACGCGGTCGAGCAGATCCTGGCTTGGCGAGCGGCCGATGCCATCGACGGGTTCATCGCCCTGCCCGGTGGCAGCCTGGGTTCGCTGGCGCTGTTCCTGGACCAGGTGGTCCCGACCTTGCAGGCGGCAGGTGCCCTGAAAACCGCCTATCACGACGCCGGGCCAGGACAAGCAACGAAACAGGGGTGAGGGAATTTTTTGGCAGACGCCCATCACCCCTCACAACACCTGCACCACCCCCATGTCCGGCCGGTCCAGCCACTGCGCAAATTCGTCAGCCAGCTGCTGACTGGCTGAGACGGCGGCGGTCCAGACCTTGATGCGGCCCGCCAGATCGGCGCCGTAGTGGGTGAAGTCGGTGCGGTCGGGCAGTTTGCCGTTGGGCAGAGTGCTGACCCACTCCGGGTTGGGCGCCAGCAGCAGCAGGTTGTCGAGAAACGGTGTAGCGCGGTGGCGCCAGCGCAGGTGCTTGTCCAGCCAACCCGGCACCACGCTGCGCTGAAAGTGGGGGTACAACACCAGCGCCGCCCCGCTTTGTGGGTCTTTTTGGCCTGTAGCCCTTGTATCACCTGGGCTAACAGCTATGTTTCTGGTAGTACCCAGCGCTGCCGCCCAGTTCAGGTGCAGGTGGTAGTCGGTCACGCCCCCGTCCCAGTACGCGCCGCTGGGTGCACCAGCTATGTCGTGCACCGCCTGCAGCACAAACGGGATCGAGCAGCTGGCCTGCATCGCAGGCAAGAAGTTGGCCTCGGTCAAGCCCACCTGCTGTGTCGGGTAGTCGCTCGTCTCAAATGGCAAGCTGGCCAGCAGATGGGGTGCACCCGGTAGCGGGCTGGAGAACACCACCCGCTGCAGCCACAGGCCCAGCGCCCGACGTGCCAGCAGGTTGCTGGCAAAAGCCGCGCCATAACCGGCGGCGGTGGACCAACCACCTTCGCGCTTGAGCAAGCCACGCCCATGCGCTGTGAGCAGATGCAGCCGGTAACGCGGGTGCTGCAGCAGCTCGGTGATGCGCCCGCCGTAAAAGGCCTGCAGGTTCTGGCCAAACACCGCGCTGACCCGTGCTGCGGCAGGCCGTTTCTCACCGGGCAACAGCGCGTAGTTCTGGTGGATGTAGTCGTGCTCGAGCCGTTGGAGTGCGGCCACCGGCTCGTTCAGGCAGGCGGTGGCCATGCGCCAGGCACCGATCGAGGCCCCCACCAGCGCCACCGGCTGGTTCGACTGCGGCAACCAGTGACCAAAAATGAACTGGTCCAGCGGCCCCAGGATCAGGCCCTTGGGGCCACCCGCAGCGGCCGGTATCGCGGCAATGTCCTGGCTGTGCAGCCCGTGTTGGCGCAGGTGCGCCAGCGCGCGCGGGCCAGCGTAAATGTGTAGCGCTTTTGTCATGGGCAAGGTGGGTAAATAGGGGTCAAGACCTGGGGATTGTCCAGCCACAAGCAGGCAAACCCGGCTCAAACACTCGGATGGGGGTCTGATGGCGGCACATCGGTCACAGCGGCGTGTTTTGGACTATCGCCAAAACGCCACAACGGCTAATATGGCCCGTCCATCTTTGGCTGTTGCCCCAGGCGCGCTGGTCAGCCGCGTGGCGTGTGACAGTTCCCCCCGGTGTGATCCAAGCTTGAACAGGTGTTGCCCATGAAGATGCGTATCCGAATCCCCCTGACTTTTGCCATTGGTGCGGTGCTGATCCTCAGCGCGGGGCTGCTGGGCATTGGTCTGCTCAACGGCGCGGTGGCCAAGTTTGAGAACAATGTGCTCCAGCATGTGGCTGGCAGCAAAAAAGGCGCCGAAGTGGCTTCCGGGTTTGCGGTGGCCATCCAGGAATGGAAAAACGTGTTGCTGCGTGGCAAAGACCCTGCCAATCTGGACAAATACTGGGCCGCACACCAAAAAGCCATGAACCAGGTCAACAGCAACCTCACAACACTGGCGGATCTGGTGGCCGACGAACCGGCAGCCAAAACGCTGGTGGCGCAATTGCAGCCCGAAATGGCCGCAGCCCAGGCGGGCTACCAGAAAGCCTTTGCCGCATTCCAGGCTGCCGACCATGACCCCAGCGCCGGTGACAACGCCGCCAAAGGGGTGGACCGTGCCGCCGCCGCCACCCTGGGCAAGGTGTTGGCCGCCCTGAGTGCGGCGGAGGCCGCAGAAACACAGCAGGCCCACGACCATGCCCAACAGGCCACCTGGGTGTCGACCAGCATGATGCTGCTGGTGGCCCTGCTGTCGGTGCTGGCCGTGACCTGGATGACCTGGAAACAGACCATCGTGCCCCTGAGCTCGGCCTCCGGCCTGGCCAGCCGGGTGGCTGCCGGTGACCTCACCAGCACCGCCACCGTGGTGGTGGCCGATGAGGTGGGTGAGTTGATCGACGCCATGCACAGCATGCAAAACAACTTGGTGCAGGTGGTCAGCCGGGTGCGCCAGGGTGCCGAGGCGGTCGCTGCCGCCAGCACCGAAATCGCCCAGGGCAACCTGGATCTGTCGGCACGCACCGAGTCGCAGGCCAGCGCCCTGGAGCAAACCTCGGCCAGCATGGAAGAGCTCAACGGGCGCGTCAAACAAAATGCCGACAGCGCCCAGCAGGCCAACCAGCTCGCGCTGAACGCCAGCCAGGTCGCCCAACAAGGTGGTGTGGTAGTGAGTCAGGTGGTGGACACCATGCGTGGCATCAACGAAGCCTCGCGCAAGATCAGCGACATCATTTCCGTGATCGACGGCATTGCCTTTCAAACCAACATCCTGGCCTTGAACGCTGCGGTGGAAGCCGCACGTGCTGGTGAGCAGGGGCGTGGCTTTGCCGTGGTGGCCTCCGAGGTGCGTTTGCTGGCCGGGCGCAGTGCCGAGGCCGCGCGCGAGATCAAGACCCTCATCCAGGCCAGCGTAACACGCATCGACCAGGGCAACGCGCTGGTGGACCAAGCCGGCAGCACCATGCAGGAGGTGGTGCAGTCGATCCAGCGCGTAACTGACATCATGAGCGAGATCAGCGCTGCCAGCCAGGAACAAAGCCACGGGGTGACCCAGATTGGTGAAGCCGTGATGCAGATGGACCAGGTCACCCAGCAAAACGCCGCGCTGGTTGAAGAAATGACCGCTGCGGCCAGCAGCCTGAAGGTTCAGGCGCACGGCCTGGTGCAGACGGTGGCGATGTTCAAGCTGCAAACACAGGGTTCGGCAGCGGCACTGCCGCAGCCCATCCGCCAGGCTTAAATCAGCGGTCGCCCGGGCTCCTGCACCGACCAGTCGATCGGGTCCTGCTGCAGCACCAGGTCGATGTCCAGGCCCATCACCTCCGCCACCAGCGAGGGGAAACTCACCGTCATCGCGTTTTCGCTCAAACGCACTTGCCGGGCGCGGGCGCGCCAGATCGCCAGGTGCACCACACCGGCCATCGGTTCGTGGGGCTCATGGTCAAACGGTGCATGGGCAAACAGCAGCGCGTCATGGATCAAGCTCGGCAAATGCCACTGGCGCGCCAGCCAGGCGCTGACCTCGGTGTAACAGAAGCCAAACACACGGCGCTCCACCCGGCTGCGTTTGAGGCCCAGCGGGCGCGACCGGGCGTCCAGCGCCACCACCTGGCTCATGCCGGAGCGCATCGCGAGTTCACCCACCGCATGGATCAGCCCACAGGTGAACGCAGCCTGTTGGTTAAGTCGCAACAACCCGGCCAGCGAACGCGCCACCTTGGCGCAGTCCAGGCTGTAGGCCCAGAACTGGGTGATGTCAAAACTGGGGCTGCTGGGGTAACCCGGCACAGCGGCGGCCGACGCCACCATGGCCTGCACCTGGCCCAGGCGCAGCACCGCCAGCGCCTCACTCACACCGTGGATCTGGCCAGTCAGCCCGAAGTAGTTGGCATTGGCCGCTTGCAACAGGCGCATGGCCAGCGCCGGGTCGGAACTCACCAGCTGGTCAATACGCCGCAAATCCGGCTCGGGCCGGGCCAACTCCACCAGCAGCAGCGCCACCGCCCGGGGCCTGCTGGGCATGACAAAGCGTGACGACAACAGGGCGGTGGGCTCCATGGGGTGTCAGTTTCCCAAGCCTTTGAGTTTGGCAAATGCGGATGACATAGCCGTGGATTGTGGCGCATGTGCTGCCGCACCCGCACCACGCGCACGCTGTTGTGCGCTGGCCCCCTGGAAGCGGTTGTCACCGGCGGCACCGCTGCGTGCGGGCGGTGTGCCAAGTTTCATGGTCAGCGCAATACGTTTGCGCGCCACATCGACCTCGACCACCTGCACCTTGACGATGTCACCGGTCTTGACGACCTCGCGTGCGTCATTGACAAATTTGTGCGCGAGCTGGCTCACATGCACCAGGCCGTCCTGGTGCACACCCAGGTCCACAAACGCGCCAAAGGCGGCCACATTGCTGACCGTGCCCTCCAGAATCATGCCCTCCTTGAGGTCGCGGATGTCTTCGACGCCGTCGTTAAAACGCGCCACCTTGAAGTCCGGGCGCGGGTCACGGCCTGGCTTTTCGAGTTCGGCCAGGATGTCCTTGACGGTGATGACCCCAAACTTCTCGTTGGCAAACAACTCGGGGCGCAGGGTCTTGAGCATCTCGGCGCGGCCCATCAGCTCAGCCACTTCTCTACCGGTCTTGGCCAGGATCTGCTCGACCACCGGATAGGTTTCGGGGTGCACCCCGGTCATATCGAGCGGGTTGCTGCCACCACGGATGCGCAAAAAGCCCGCACATTGTTCGAAGGTTTTGGCGCCCAGGCCGGTCACTTTGAGCAAATCCTGGCGGCTGGCAAAAGCGCCGTTGGCTTCACGCCAGCGCACCACCGCCTTGGCGACACCAGCACTCAGGCCCGAGACACGGCTCAAGAGCGGCACACTGGCCATGTTCAGGTCGACCCCGACGGAGTTGACACAGTCCTCCACCACCGCCTCCAGGGTTTTGGCGAGTTCGCTCTGGTTCACATCGTGCTGGTACTGGCCCACACCGATGGATTTGGGGTCGATCTTGACCAGCTCGGCCAACGGGTCCTGCAGGCGCCGGGCGATGCTGGCAGCACCGCGCAGGCTCACATCCACATCGGGCATTTCTTGGGAGGCAAATTCGCTGGCCGAGTAGACCGAGGCACCGGCCTCAGACACAACTACTTTTTCAATAGCTACCTGCCCTTGTCCATTCTGGGCTGCAGGCGATTTGGCCATCAATTTGATGAGGTCGGCGGCGAGTTTGTCGGTCTCGCGGCTGGCGGTGCCGTTGCCAATCGCAATCAGGTTCACGCCGTGTCTTTGGCACAAGGCGGCCAGAACATGTAAGGAACCGTCCCAGTCTTTGCGGGGTTCGTGCGGGTACACCGTGCTGGTATCCACCAGCTTGCCGGTGGCGTCCACCACCGCCACCTTGACACCAGTGCGGATGCCCGGGTCCAGCCCCAGCACCACGCGTGGGCCCGCCGGTGCGGCCAGCAACAGGTCACGCAGGTTGTCGGCAAAGACCTTGATCGCCACCGCCTCCGACGCTTCGCGCAACCGCGCAAACAGGTCGCGCTCGGTCGACAGGCTCAGTTTGACGCGCCAGGTCCAGGCCACACATTTGCGGATCAGATCGTCCGCCGCGCGGCCTTTGTGGCTCCAGCCGAGTTTGAGCGCGATCCGGCCTTCGGCCAGCGAGACCACAGGTGTTGCTCTTGTTTTTGTAACTGCAGACCCTTTATCTGAAAGGGCTGAAGGCTGATTTGATGCTTGAACACTGGCTACCGGCGGTTCGGGCAAAACCAGCTTGGTCTCCAGAATCTCCAGGCTGCGGCCACGGAACACCGCCAACGCGCGGTGCGATGGCACGCGGGCAATCGGCTCGTCGTAGTCAAAATAATCACGGAACTTGGCCACCTCGGGGTCGGACTCGTTTTTGCCGACCATCAGGCTGCTCTTGAACAGGCCCTGCTCCCACAACCAGCCGCGCAAGTCTTGCACCAGCGCGGCGTCTTCGGCCCAGCGTTCGCTCAAGATGTCGCGCACACCATCGAGCACCGCTTGCACCGTGGTGAAGTCGTCACCGGCTTCGGTTTTCTCGGGCTTGACATAGGCTTGCGCCTGAGCCGCCGGGTCCAGAATCGGGTCGGCAAACAACGCATCGGCCAGAGGCTCGATACCGGCCTCACGGGCGATCTGGCCCTTGGTGCGGCGTTTTTGTTTGAACGGCAGGTACAGGTCTTCGAGCTCCTGTTTGGTCGGTGCGGCCAGCAGCGCGGCCAGCAAGGCCGGGGTCATCTTGCCCTGCTCGTCGATGCTTTTGATCACCGCAGCGCGGCGGTCGCGCAGGTCGCGCAAATAACTCAGGCGGGCTTCCAGCTCACGCAGCTGGATGTCGTCCAGGCCGCCGGTGACTTCCTTGCGGTATCGGGCAATAAAGGGAACGGTGGCGCCACCGTCGAGCAACTCCACCGCAGCCGCCACCTGGCGTTCCTGCACCCGTATTTCTTGCGCCAGTTGCGCGATGATTTTCTGCATAACTTAACAACTAGCCGACCTGGTGAGCGGCCCCAAAACAAACAGGTGCGGGAGTGTGCCACAAGGGACAAGGCAGCGTCGTTTAAGAGCAACACCTGAATTCAGGCACGCTGTTTGCTGCAAACCATACGCAGTCGACGGCTAGCGCCAGCAATTGGGCGGTGTTGCATGTTTTGATAGCATCTCATACAGAATGGATTTAGGGTTACACATGATCTATCTCAATATATCTGCTATACAAATTGCATCCAAGTGGTAAAAATTCACCCCTTGCTGTTATATTGACTTGGTCGTTGCGACATGGAACATAACCAGGGCTCTCAGCTGGGCCCACACACCACCTTATTTGTGAACTCTGCTCATCCTGATGACATCCGGAACCGCTTGCTGGTGGCGCGCCTGCCCACCATGCCGCAGATTCTGATCAAACTCATTGACCTGTGCCAGGCCGATGAAGTTGGGATCACTGAGCTTGCCAAATTGATCGCCAACGACGCAGGCATGACCAGCCGGGTACTGCGTGTGGCCAACAGCGCCGCCTACCAGCGCAGTGGCCGCAAACTGGGCCTGCCGCAGGCGCTGACCACACTGGGTGCAGACCTGGTCAAGTCGCTGCTGATCAGCGAGTCGGTGTTCCAGACCTTCAGCGGTTTTCCACACACCGGCGGCACCGACCTGCGCCCGTTCTGGAAACACTCCCTGGCCGCCGCCGTGATCGCCCGCGATCTGGCCAAGGCCATGCAGTACCCGCAGATTGAAGAGGCCTACCTCGCCGGGCTGTTGCACGATGTGGGTCGACTGGCCTTGCTGGCAGCGGCACCCGACACCTACAGCTTCAATTTTTACACCTCCGATGACGGAGATCTGTGCGCCATCGAACAGAAAAGCCTGCATATCTCACATGCCGAAGCAGGCGCCTGGCTGATCGAACGCTGGGAGATGGACTCGTTCCTGGCCGACGCGGTGCTCTACCACCACGAAAATCCGGCACGCGTCATGATGGCGCACCCGCTGATACGCATCATCCACCTCGCACATGTGCTCAGCGACCACCCAGTAGGTACCCCGCTGGCCGAGGATATGGGCGCGGTGTGTGGCATCGACGATGCCAAGCTGCTGGACATCTACCAGGCTTGTGAGGCACAGGTGATGCTGGCCGCCGAGCATCTGGGCATCAACCTGGCAGGCCTGCCCGAATTGTCGGCATCGGTCTCGGTGCCCGTGGCGCCGGTGACCTCCAACCCGATGCAGCAGCGCCTGACCGAAGAGATCCGTAATCGGGCACTCACGGCCGAGCTCAGCCAGGTATTTGCACGCCAGAAAGACG is a window encoding:
- a CDS encoding RNA polymerase factor sigma-70, which encodes MDAQLREALGSELPDTSILSDTAFLSDLRRQMLRFATLQLSSSHTAEDAVQEALVGALKNAKAFAGRAALKTWVFAILRNKIADVLRHKQRTGDASSLLREPQEHEDFSELFDPKGHWQADERPAHWGNPHEALHQQQFWAVFEICLERLPGNQARVFMMKEFIELDATEICTAVGISTSNLNVMLHRARLRLRECLENNWFARGEH
- a CDS encoding helix-turn-helix transcriptional regulator translates to MSVSTLQRLFKAAYGMSVMAFQRSERLNAARALLMEGRLTVGEAGYRAGYSTVSNFSSAFQRNFGYPPSACMRR
- a CDS encoding phospholipase; translation: MTKALHIYAGPRALAHLRQHGLHSQDIAAIPAAAGGPKGLILGPLDQFIFGHWLPQSNQPVALVGASIGAWRMATACLNEPVAALQRLEHDYIHQNYALLPGEKRPAAARVSAVFGQNLQAFYGGRITELLQHPRYRLHLLTAHGRGLLKREGGWSTAAGYGAAFASNLLARRALGLWLQRVVFSSPLPGAPHLLASLPFETSDYPTQQVGLTEANFLPAMQASCSIPFVLQAVHDIAGAPSGAYWDGGVTDYHLHLNWAAALGTTRNIAVSPGDTRATGQKDPQSGAALVLYPHFQRSVVPGWLDKHLRWRHRATPFLDNLLLLAPNPEWVSTLPNGKLPDRTDFTHYGADLAGRIKVWTAAVSASQQLADEFAQWLDRPDMGVVQVL
- a CDS encoding methyl-accepting chemotaxis protein, producing the protein MKMRIRIPLTFAIGAVLILSAGLLGIGLLNGAVAKFENNVLQHVAGSKKGAEVASGFAVAIQEWKNVLLRGKDPANLDKYWAAHQKAMNQVNSNLTTLADLVADEPAAKTLVAQLQPEMAAAQAGYQKAFAAFQAADHDPSAGDNAAKGVDRAAAATLGKVLAALSAAEAAETQQAHDHAQQATWVSTSMMLLVALLSVLAVTWMTWKQTIVPLSSASGLASRVAAGDLTSTATVVVADEVGELIDAMHSMQNNLVQVVSRVRQGAEAVAAASTEIAQGNLDLSARTESQASALEQTSASMEELNGRVKQNADSAQQANQLALNASQVAQQGGVVVSQVVDTMRGINEASRKISDIISVIDGIAFQTNILALNAAVEAARAGEQGRGFAVVASEVRLLAGRSAEAAREIKTLIQASVTRIDQGNALVDQAGSTMQEVVQSIQRVTDIMSEISAASQEQSHGVTQIGEAVMQMDQVTQQNAALVEEMTAAASSLKVQAHGLVQTVAMFKLQTQGSAAALPQPIRQA
- a CDS encoding HDOD domain-containing protein, with product MEPTALLSSRFVMPSRPRAVALLLVELARPEPDLRRIDQLVSSDPALAMRLLQAANANYFGLTGQIHGVSEALAVLRLGQVQAMVASAAAVPGYPSSPSFDITQFWAYSLDCAKVARSLAGLLRLNQQAAFTCGLIHAVGELAMRSGMSQVVALDARSRPLGLKRSRVERRVFGFCYTEVSAWLARQWHLPSLIHDALLFAHAPFDHEPHEPMAGVVHLAIWRARARQVRLSENAMTVSFPSLVAEVMGLDIDLVLQQDPIDWSVQEPGRPLI
- a CDS encoding Tex family protein, which codes for MQKIIAQLAQEIRVQERQVAAAVELLDGGATVPFIARYRKEVTGGLDDIQLRELEARLSYLRDLRDRRAAVIKSIDEQGKMTPALLAALLAAPTKQELEDLYLPFKQKRRTKGQIAREAGIEPLADALFADPILDPAAQAQAYVKPEKTEAGDDFTTVQAVLDGVRDILSERWAEDAALVQDLRGWLWEQGLFKSSLMVGKNESDPEVAKFRDYFDYDEPIARVPSHRALAVFRGRSLEILETKLVLPEPPVASVQASNQPSALSDKGSAVTKTRATPVVSLAEGRIALKLGWSHKGRAADDLIRKCVAWTWRVKLSLSTERDLFARLREASEAVAIKVFADNLRDLLLAAPAGPRVVLGLDPGIRTGVKVAVVDATGKLVDTSTVYPHEPRKDWDGSLHVLAALCQRHGVNLIAIGNGTASRETDKLAADLIKLMAKSPAAQNGQGQVAIEKVVVSEAGASVYSASEFASQEMPDVDVSLRGAASIARRLQDPLAELVKIDPKSIGVGQYQHDVNQSELAKTLEAVVEDCVNSVGVDLNMASVPLLSRVSGLSAGVAKAVVRWREANGAFASRQDLLKVTGLGAKTFEQCAGFLRIRGGSNPLDMTGVHPETYPVVEQILAKTGREVAELMGRAEMLKTLRPELFANEKFGVITVKDILAELEKPGRDPRPDFKVARFNDGVEDIRDLKEGMILEGTVSNVAAFGAFVDLGVHQDGLVHVSQLAHKFVNDAREVVKTGDIVKVQVVEVDVARKRIALTMKLGTPPARSGAAGDNRFQGASAQQRARGAGAAAHAPQSTAMSSAFAKLKGLGN